The Telopea speciosissima isolate NSW1024214 ecotype Mountain lineage unplaced genomic scaffold, Tspe_v1 Tspe_v1.0962, whole genome shotgun sequence region CGATATTGGTATCTCCAGCAAGGCCATGGGAATCATGAACAGCTTCATCAACGATATCTTCGAGAAGCTTGCTCAGGAATCCTCAAGGCTTGCAAGGTACAACAAGAAACCAACTATCACGTCCAGAGAAATTCAGACTGCTGTTCGATTGGTGTTGCCAGGAGAGCTTGCTAAGCATGCCGTTTCTGAAGGGACTAAGGCTGTCACTAAGTTCACAAGTTCTTAGGGTTTCATAGGTTGTAGTCATCGTTTTTAGGGTTTCATCTGGCCCTCTTTTGCTTAAATTGGGCTCTTTTCTTTGTACGTTCCTTTTACATAGTTTCCGATGTACTGCTGCAGTTAGGGTTCCTTGGTTGTAAAGATTaggttttccattttattttgtgATGTATTTCTCTAGCTTTCTCCATCAATGAATCGTCATTTTCTTTGTCAAATTTATGTGTTAAAGCTCATTCGAGTTTGCTGCGTTGTTAAGCGAATTTTAATGATATTAGTCAGGGTCGATAGCATTTCGTGATGGCTGCTTGCTTTGCTGCAGGGGTCGCCGAACACTCTCGTCTTGTCTTGGTTTAGAGTGTGCATGTTACATTATTGGCGGGATGATGAGTGCTACGGTCGGCAGTAGTCagtactttgcagtttaaaccaTCTAAAAGCTAAATTTAATGGCTTTAAACCTATATTGCAACTCAATTCGTTCTGTCTTTCGACAACTCCTTGGAGCGATGCCCTTTGGTTCCGAAAATTTTAAGTCTACCGTTGCTTTGGCCTCAAGGGTGCTGTTAAGGCATCCTTATGTGTTTCGTGTTTCGGCTGATTCCCACATTGAGGACTGGCGCCCTTTAGGTAATTTAGAGTAGGACAGACATGAACACAAAAACGCAAGAAAGACTGTTATCGCCAGGTGGTCTGAAACGGTCCCCGTGCGAGGGCTTCGCGCCCTTTAGGTAAATCTCGAGTACGTCAGACTTGGAACACAACAGAGCAAGAAAAGATAGGGTCATCCGTTGTCTGTGGTTTCTGCCTTAGCAGGTACCTCACCTTAGATTTCGGATTGCAGGTGAATATTTGAGCTTGCTGCAAGCCAATACTCTGTCCTGGATGATGAACAAATTGAGAAAGTTGACGACTCCGCCTTCTGGTGCCATGTGTATAGGTTCAAGTTTTTTGCTTTTGTGATCTGGCCAGTTCTGCTGGATAGAGTTGAAGAGCAACCCAATGGCTGCATCATTACGTTTTTGTGCTGCAAGGTATTCTCTCCATTTGCTGTTTCTTCCTATAAATTTACTGTTCTTCTTTCGATATGCTATGTAGTTTCCAAGGGCAAGAGATATAAGTTTACAGTTTGGATTTTATCCCTTCTAATTCGTCTGGTGGTTGGTTACTGCTTGAGGGTTCTCCTATTGTGGTTGTACAGAATGGGAAGTTTGATTGTACGAACTTTTATGATTTTCTGCTATGTAAATATTGCAACtaaattcacccaaaaaaaaaatattgcaaCTAATCCAGCTAGATTGTTTAGACTTATATATGAATATTGATGAGTTGGGAGTAacttttgtcttttttggtggggggggggggggtggtaaaGATAGCTCTATTCATTACGTGTAGGGCACGTGGGAGATGAGTTACAAAGGTCCATCAACCACGGAGTGGAAACAGGCCATATTGTCTTACACGAAATTGACAAGGCCTTCCGGGCTAGGGAGTTTGCAACTATGTTGGACTCTCTaggaataaaaaagaagttacAATCTAGGAAATATCCTGCAAGGTGGACAACATCTTCAATAATACTTTGGGCTCCAATTGGCACTGCTCTGGAGGGGTTTTGTATGTATGTGATCA contains the following coding sequences:
- the LOC122648397 gene encoding histone H2B.3-like, with amino-acid sequence MAPKAEKKPAEKKPASTAAEEKKAEKAPVGEKKPKAEKKLPKEAASSDKKKKRSKKSVETYKIYIFKVLKQVHPDIGISSKAMGIMNSFINDIFEKLAQESSRLARYNKKPTITSREIQTAVRLVLPGELAKHAVSEGTKAVTKFTSS